One Streptomyces dangxiongensis genomic window, CGCGCGACGGCGAGCCGGACGGAGCCCGCGCCGGGGTCGGCGTAGTCCAGCGGGGCCTTCATCGTGGCGCACTGGAAGCCGGGCACTCCGCAGTCGCGCCATCGCAGCCGCTGGCCGTAGTACGACGTCAGCGCCGACGGCGTCGCACGCGGCAGCGCGGCCAGCGCCGCGTCCACCGTCGCACCTCGCGCCGTACCGGAACTCCCCGGCGAGCAGGCGGACATGAGCAGGGCGGCGGCCGTGACGAAGGTGGCCGTGAGACGGGCCGTCGTCCGGGTGCGGATGCCACGGGTCCGGTGAGGGGATGGCCTGGTGTGCATCAGGCGAGCGTAACGGTGCGCGACCGGCCCGGTGCGTTCTGTGCGAACTGTGGCTCGTACGAGGGACACCCTCCGCCGTGTCCCCGCGGTCGGCCGGACCGAACCGTCACCCCGCCCGCAGGGCCATGGTCATCGCCTCCACGGCCAGCAGCGGCGACACGTTGCGGTCCAGGGCCTCTCTGCACGCGGCGATCGCCTCGATACGGCGGAGGGTGGACTCCGGTGCGCCGGCGCGGGCCAGCCGTTCCAGGGCGTCCCCGGCGTCCGCGTTGGCGATCGCCACGCGGGTGCCGAGCTGGAGGGCGAGGACGTCACGGTAGAAGGCGGTGAGGTCACCGAGGGCGACGTCGAGGCTGTCGCGCTGCGTACGCGTTCTGCGGCGCTTCTGCATGTCCTCGAGGTCCTTCATCACGCCCGCCGTGCCACGCGGCAGCCGGCCGCCCTGGGGCGCGCCCAGCGCCGCCTTCATCTCCTCGGTCTCCTTGCCGTCCATCTCCTCGGCGAGCTGCTTGGAGTCCTCGGCCGCCGCATCGACCAGTTCCTGCGCGGCCCTGAGGCACGCGCCGACCTCGTCGAGGCGCAGCGGCAGCTTCAGCACGGCCGCGCGGCGCTGACGGGCCGCCGGGTCGGTGGCGAGGCGGCGGGCCCGGTCGACGTGGCCCTGGGTGGCGCGGGCGGCGGCGAGGGCGACCTCCGGGTCGATGCCGTCGCGGCGTACGAGCATGTCGGCGACCGCGTCGACCGTCGGCGTGCGCAGGTTCAGGTGCCGGCAGCGGG contains:
- a CDS encoding DNA polymerase III subunit delta' translates to MTVWDDLVGQEKVSAVLDAAARDADALVTAAAADEPPPEASKMTHAWLFTGPPGAGRNQAARAFAAALQCVSPDRALGGTPGCGFCDGCHTALLGTHADVTTVAAVGSEILVRDMRDTVRKSFTAPATGRWQIILVEDAERLNEKSANAVLKAVEEPAPRTVWLLCAPSVEDVLPTIRSRCRHLNLRTPTVDAVADMLVRRDGIDPEVALAAARATQGHVDRARRLATDPAARQRRAAVLKLPLRLDEVGACLRAAQELVDAAAEDSKQLAEEMDGKETEEMKAALGAPQGGRLPRGTAGVMKDLEDMQKRRRTRTQRDSLDVALGDLTAFYRDVLALQLGTRVAIANADAGDALERLARAGAPESTLRRIEAIAACREALDRNVSPLLAVEAMTMALRAG